A genomic segment from Equus przewalskii isolate Varuska chromosome X, EquPr2, whole genome shotgun sequence encodes:
- the LOC103541790 gene encoding melanoma-associated antigen B10-like: MPRGQKSKLRAREKRRQAREELKELAGAQATAPEEEESPSSPSPSFKDVPQSSSATETPSNPQVPERVRSTTTTAAAVSNTRFDEGANNQVEERPNASQAQDTPKHWHKSHIEEKVTMLVHYLLHKYQMKEPITKADMLKNVIQVYKNHFHEILKKASDHIELVFGLDVKEVDPNRNIYVLVNKLELDYDSRVNDNRGMPKTSLLMTVLGVIFTKGNRAAEEEVWKVLNMMGIYAGENNFIYGEPRKLITQDLVKENYLEYRQVPNSDPPRYEFLWGPRAHAETSKMKILEFVAKIHDTVPSAFPTWYEEALRDEEERALARAAARAATTAKASVQSRAMASSSSRPK, encoded by the coding sequence ATGCCTCGGGGCCAGAAGAGTAAGCTTCGTGCCCGTGAGAAACGCCGCCAGGCTCGAGAAGAGCTCAAGGAGCTGGCAGGTGCTCAGGCCACTGCACCAGAAGAAGAAGAGTCCCCTTCTTCGCCATCTCCTAGTTTCAAAGATGTTCCCCAGAGCTCATCTGCCACTGAAACACCCAGCAATCCTCAAGTGCCTGAGAGAGTCCGCTCCACCACTACTACTGCTGCAGCTGTTTCAAACACAAGATTTGATGAAGGTGCCAACAATCAAGTGGAGGAAAGGCCAAATGCATCACAGGCCCAGGATACCCCTAAGCACTGGCACAAAAGCCATATAGAAGAGAAAGTTACTATGTTGGTGCATTACCTTCTGCACAAGTATCAAATGAAAGAGCCCATTACAAAGGCAGACATGCTGAAAAATGTAATCCAAGTATATAAGAATCACTTCCATGAGATCCTCAAGAAAGCCTCCGATCACATAGAGCTGGTCTTTGGCCTTGATGTGAAGGAAGTGGATCCCAACAGGAACATCTACGTTCTTGTCAACAAACTGGAGCTAGATTACGATTCAAGAGTGAATGATAACAGAGGCATGCCCAAGACTAGCCTGCTGATGACTGTCCTGGGTGTGATCTTCACGAAGGGCAACCGTGCCGCTGAAGAGGAAGTTTGGAAAGTGCTGAATATGATGGGGATATATGCTGGGGAAAACAACTTCATCTACGGGGAGCCCAGGAAGCTCATCACCCAAGATTTGGTGAAAGAAAATTACCTGGAGTACCGGCAGGTGCCCAATAGTGATCCTCCACGATATGAATTCCTCTGGGGTCCAAGAGCCCATGCTGAAACCAGCAAGATGAAAATCCTAGAGTTTGTGGCCAAGATCCATGATACCGTCCCCAGTGCCTTCCCAACCTGGTATGAAGAGGCTTTGcgagatgaggaagagagagcccTAGCCCGAGCTGCAGCCAGGGCTGCCACTACTGCC